A single window of Plasmodium reichenowi strain SY57 chromosome 12, whole genome shotgun sequence DNA harbors:
- a CDS encoding hypothetical protein (conserved Plasmodium protein, unknown function) gives NTYKKEKKKKKKKKKKNQTGEENIKNKKDHIYQNNITNQQSDIKNDYKKINHHNINNKKNKIFCQDDQNIFNINHAFQIHETVQNNLIIQPSDTTQSNTYLNEATASQNDDNNNEDSSNEMGMFKKIFYRIKKIIVDKKGTPITNENDVDNDMCELNVMENNMTNIHSNNNNNNNNNINNNISTHMDDIIEEESNEEVFAINRNTDGYINTRENINVSTHVSRQMINLSELNPNDLLCNVSEYEEGQNINSLWNDNNNNNNNFLVGSLNALHPINNNLRNENIHNDNINNTHINYDNSNSYENPIHILSFSFKNIYNKISSYINEHITHIKEKIKKYWLERVQEANIQLNSPRPVHTRNTTNINTNINISEDENDDPSCLQILFFMGLICKFPILWIIGSIVFCITPSEHKKTKTWSLVNTFFALLSIIYFITTTNFRLRKPTFFVILEQNVENKNIYPKGILKYNNMIHHKHIIIDQSSIHKWKDLHTNKVYKTSENYFLNRNFLSSQKPDSNILLSDTIYKLLNRIQVTVTFGKGNIYSSDNIEKMKPFLQNLRTNMDPISYDKLTMTDEDIPDDFFGSGLRCERTYNNHNQNINEPQQNKEKEKWYLFWKEEEINNSHNKNIYNISIPVGEIFFFKSEYNCRIAFLYPKSILHDQNDIPSNFVEIQKIIIKPF, from the exons GTAATACttataaaaaggaaaaaaaaaaaaaaaaaaaaaaaaaaaaaaaaaaccaaacaggtgaagaaaatattaaaaataaaaaagatcatatatatcaaaataatatcaCGAACCAACAAAgtgatataaaaaatgattacaaaaaaataaatcatcATAACATtaacaacaaaaaaaataaaatattttgtcAAGATGATCAAAACATATTCAATATTAATCATGCCTTTCAAATTCATGAGACTGTACAAAATAATCTTATAATCCAACCGAGTGACACTACTCAAAGTAATACTTATTTAAATGAAGCCACAGCTAGCCAAAATGatgacaataataatgagGACTCATCTAATGAAATGGGTAtgttcaaaaaaatattttaccggataaagaaaattattGTGGATAAAAAAGGAACTCCAATaacaaatgaaaatgatgTAGATAATGATATGTGTGAATTGAATGTtatggaaaataatatgacTAACATTcattcaaataataataataataataataataatataaataataatatatctacTCATATGGATGACATTATAGAAGAAGAATCAAACGAAGAGGTGTTCGCCATAAATAGAAATACGGATggatatattaatacaagagaaaatataaatgttagTACACATGTATCTAGACAAATGATAAATTTAAGTGAACTTAATCCAAATGATCTTTTATGTAATGTAAGTGAGTATGAAGAAGgacaaaatattaattctttatggaatgataataataataataataataattttttggTTGGTAGTTTGAATGCTCTTCATcctattaataataatttaagaaacgaaaatatacataatgacaatataaataatactCATATTAATTATGATAACAGTAATTCTTATGAGAACCctatacatattttatcctttagttttaaaaatatatataataagatatcgtcatatataaatgaacatattacccatataaaagaaaaaattaaaaagtatTGGTTAGAACGAGTACAAGAAGCTAATATACAATTAAATAGTCCTAGACCAGTACATACAAGAAATacaacaaatataaataccAATATCAATATTAGTGAGGATGAAAATGATGACCCTAGTTGTCTTcaaattcttttttttatgggTTTAATCTGTAAGTTCCCTATACTTTGGATTATTGGTTCTATTGTTTTTTGCATTACTCCAAGTGAACATAAAAAGACAAAAACATGGTCCCTAgtaaatacattttttgCTCTTCTAAGTATTATATACTTTATAACTACTACAAATTTTCGTTTAAGAAAACCAACATTTTTTGTAATCCTAGAACAAAAtgtagaaaataaaaatatatatccaaaaggaatattgaaatataataatatgatacatcataaacatataataattgaTCAGTCATCAATACATAAGTGGAAAGATTTACATACCAACAAAGTTTACAAGACATcagaaaattattttttaaatagaAATTTTCTTTCATCTCAGAAACCGGATTCTAACATATTACT AAGCGATACTATCTATAAACTTCTAAACCGGATACAAGTAACAGTAACATTTGGAAAAggaaatatttattcaaGTGATAATATTGAAAAGATGAAACCATTTCTTCAAAATCTAAGAACAAACATGGACCCAATTTCGTATGATAAACTAACCATGACAGATGAAga CATCCCAGATGACTTTTTTGGAAGTGGCCTAAGATGTGAAAGAACGTACAATAATCATAATCAGAATATTAATGAACCACaacaaaataaagaaaaagaaaagtgGTACCTCTTTTGgaaagaagaagaaataaataattcacataacaaaaatatttacaatatTTCAATTCCTGTTGGTGAAATATTCTTCTTCAAAAGTGAATATAATTGTAGAATAGCGTTTCTATATCCAAAGTCTATTCTACATGATCAAAACGATATCCCCTCGAATTTTGTtgaaatacaaaaaattataataaaaccATTTTAA
- a CDS encoding O-phosphoseryl-tRNA(Sec) selenium transferase, putative, with translation MYNTNETLCDNNKAPKGGMKTLKKYSLISNQTLNQKENTIWNIVNNGRLPNYGLNEISVMNILHQISSQNLCNSEKNVKIGERENRIYSSIVRSKYIGFGHGIGRSGNLEDVQPKSAGNSILAKLTTSFVKDLIRNFGIKSCEDVYILPYATGMCLSTCLLYLKQIREESQYVIISRIDHKTCYKCISFCNLKYFVVDMIYKNEELYTDLEGIEKLLEEYKEKICCVMSTTSVYAPRNSDDIIKIAHICKKYNTPHIINNAFGLQCTYICKEIQKCFESQGRVDFVVQSCDKNFLVPVNGGIIFSSNREQMKLLKKSYPGRTPVNAYLDLFITLLEMGKDKIMNLRKERVDNFNWLKEKIQLLCLKYNLELIRTSKNFISMAINLNHMYTYCNTDNPKVINMLGSMLFYRNVTGHRVIYSPLLNRNYLLKKAREKYMNILENKKGNDAIMITSNESNEENVKRDLSKKETDIYDNMYSYDFDESKSIENDMLQNKSNIIKAYEKQIEEEFDKLNEPNTIVIGNHKFKNFGSSYNSYPFSYIAFSCVVGIEKPELENFVSKLDNAIDYFIKFFKKKKKEEELK, from the exons atgtataatacGAACGAAACTTTGTGTGACAATAATAAGGCGCCCAAAGGGGGAATGaaaacattaaaaaaatattcattaatATCAAATCAG ACATTAAATCAAAAGGAAAATACCATATGGAA CATTGTGAACAATGGAAGACTTCCAAACTATGGCTTAAACGAAATTAGTGTTATGAATATTCTGCACCAAATATCGTCACAAAATct ATGTAATagtgaaaaaaatgtaaaaattgGAGAAAGGGAAAATAGAATATATAGTTCCATAGTTAGGAGTAAATATATCGGATTTGGACACGGAATAGGAAg GTCAGGTAATTTGGAAGACGTCCAGCCCAAAAGTGCAGGAAATAGCATACTAGCCAAATTGACAACTAGTTTTGTAAAAGATTTAATCAGGAATTTTGGTATAAAGAGTTGTGAGgatgtttatatattaccaTATGCAACAGGAATGTGTCTGAGTAcatgtttattatatttaaaacaaATTAGGGAAGAGAGTcaatatgtaataatatcaCGAATAGATCACAAAACATGTTATAAGTGTATATCTTTTTGTaatttgaaatattttgtagtggatatgatatataaaaatgagGAATTATATACAGATTTGGAAGGAATAGAGAAATTATTGGAAGAGTATAAGGAGAAAATATGTTGTGTTATGTCAACTACTTCAGTGTATGCTCCACGAAATTCagatgatataataaaaatagcTCACATTTGTAAAAAGTACAATACTCctcatataataaataatgcATTTGGTCTTCAATGTActtatatatgtaaagaAATTCAGAAATGTTTTGAATCCCAAGGAAGAGTCGATTTTGTTGTACAAAGTTGTgataaaaattttcttGTTCCAGTAAATGGTggtattattttttcttctaatCGAGAGCAGATGAAGTTGTTAAAGAAATCATATCCTGGAAGGACTCCTGTGAATGCCTATTTagatttatttattacattattGGAGATGGGAAAGGATAAAATTATGAATCTACGTAAAGAAAGAGTAGACAATTTTAATTGgttaaaagaaaaaatacaattattatgtttaaaatataatttagAACTAATAAGAACTagtaaaaattttatatccATGGCAATAAATTTGAAtcatatgtatacatattgTAACACGGACAATCCAAAGGTTATTAATATGCTTGGATCCATGCTTTTTTATAGAAATGTAACGGGTCACCGTGTAATATATTCTCCATTATTAAATAGGAACTATCTATTAAAAAAGGCTAGGGAAAAATACATGAATATAttggaaaataaaaagggAAATGACGCAATAATGATTACGTCTAATGAATCTAATGAGGAAAATGTTAAAAGAGATTTAagtaaaaaagaaacagatatatatgataatatgtATTCATATGATTTTGATGAAAGCAAAAGCATAGAGAATGATATGttacaaaataaaagtaatataataaaagcATATGAAAAACAGATAGAAGAAGAATTtgataaattaaatgaacCCAATACTATTGTTATAGGAAATCACAAGTTTAAAAATTTTGGTTCAAGTTATAATTCTTATCCATTTTCGTACATAGCTTTTTCTTGCGTAGTAGGAATAGAAAAACCAGAGTTAGAAAACTTTGTTTCTAAATTGGATAACGCAAttgattattttataaagttctttaaaaaaaaaaaaaaagaagaagaattAAAGTAG
- a CDS encoding hypothetical protein (conserved Plasmodium protein, unknown function) — translation MDRMKCVYPLGSAINNKNYIKDMSINGMRNLENDNYHNMYSNINKHEEGIITKVQGIPNRPVNQNGCVIKVTNNKCNNNNNNNSYSYSSNNNLLYNKPFIYKKLIVFDYDDTILPTSWITSKMKLSLYDTIPPYINELFNKLSEVVINTLNLCSIQGKLVIVTNASLEWLINSAKKYIPMVWSFIMHKNIRIISARDTLINSLIDPKDWKKVIFHQIINEILAPYLYNTSFICFIYSVGDGNDERNACFFISQLNQYSSCIFKSLKFLSEPTCQKLIAEHELFYYFFNSTNLNASNHHNNQANNINTNNNISINSLMYKNYNSIKNV, via the coding sequence atggatAGAATGAAATGTGTCTACCCTCTTGGAAGTGCAATAAACAACAAGAATTACATAAAAGATATGTCTATTAATGGAATGAGGAATTtagaaaatgataattaccataatatgtattcaaatataaataaacatgAAGAAGGTATTATAACAAAAGTTCAAGGTATACCGAATCGTCCAGTGAATCAAAATGGTTGTGTAATAAAAgtaacaaataataaatgtaataataataataataataatagttatagttatagtagtaataacaatttattatataataaaccctttatatataaaaaattgatTGTTTTTGATTATGATGATACCATATTACCAACAAGTTGGATAACGTCAAAAATGAAGTTAAGTTTATATGACACTATACCTccatatattaatgaactatttaataaattaagtGAAGTTGTTATTAACACATTAAATTTATGTTCAATTCAAGGGAAATTAGTAATTGTTACTAATGCAAGTTTAGAATGGCTAATAAATTCTGccaaaaaatatattcctATGGTTTGGTCTTTTATTATgcataaaaatattagaaTAATATCAGCAAGAGATACTTTAATTAATTCTTTAATTGATCCTAAGGATTGGAAAAAAGTTATTTTTCATCAAATTATTAATGAAATCTTAGCtccatatttatataatacctcttttatatgttttatttattcagTAGGAGATGGTAATGATGAAAGAAATGCTTGTTTCTTCATATCACAATTAAATCAATATTCCTcatgtatttttaaatcattGAAATTCTTATCGGAACCTACTTGTCAAAAACTTATAGCAGAACATGAACTcttttattacttttttaaTAGTACAAACCTTAATGCATCAAATCACCATAATAACCAAGCAAATAATATCAatactaataataatatatctattaatagtcttatgtataaaaattataattctATTAAGAATGTATAA